From one Thalassobaculum sp. OXR-137 genomic stretch:
- a CDS encoding DUF1134 domain-containing protein has product MFRWLRAAAFALTALLLLPVQADAQTTTTGSSASSETSSSTKSGAKTYSEPEVVSAAKDLFGETTEGLAKVIEKVFADMGEPNAYIAGSEYSGAIGVGLRYGEGMLNMAGGGGNKVYWQGPSIGFDLGGNASKVFVLIYNLDSADKIYRRVPGVEGSYYFFAGVGVNYQSDGELTLAPIRTGVGLRSGVNIGYLHYSREFSWMPF; this is encoded by the coding sequence ATGTTCCGTTGGCTGCGCGCCGCCGCATTCGCCCTGACCGCCTTGCTTCTGTTACCGGTCCAGGCCGATGCGCAGACCACCACGACCGGCTCCAGCGCCTCGTCGGAAACCTCTTCCTCCACCAAGTCGGGAGCGAAGACCTATAGCGAGCCCGAGGTCGTCTCGGCCGCCAAGGACCTGTTCGGCGAGACCACCGAGGGCCTGGCCAAGGTCATCGAGAAGGTGTTCGCGGACATGGGCGAGCCGAACGCCTATATCGCCGGCAGCGAGTATTCCGGCGCGATCGGCGTCGGCCTGCGCTACGGCGAGGGCATGCTGAACATGGCCGGCGGCGGCGGGAACAAGGTCTACTGGCAGGGGCCGTCGATCGGCTTCGACCTGGGCGGCAACGCCTCGAAGGTCTTCGTCCTGATCTACAATCTGGACTCCGCGGACAAGATCTACCGCCGGGTGCCGGGGGTGGAGGGGTCCTACTACTTCTTCGCCGGCGTCGGCGTGAACTACCAGTCCGACGGCGAGCTGACCCTGGCCCCGATCCGCACCGGCGTCGGCCTGCGCTCGGGCGTCAATATCGGCTACCTGCACTACAGCCGGGAATTCTCCTGGATGCCGTTCTGA
- a CDS encoding sterol desaturase family protein, which produces MSDPQDLTIAKGLAVAAWILLILTAERAAPAVARRGGWPRILRNAGLFAVNIGLSRLAVIPITVFAASVALDWRPSWLQGGWALVADLLILDLWIYFWHRANHAVPFLWRFHEIHHLDEFLDASSAVRFHAGEVLMSAAVRAVVIVLLDIPLASVLAFETLVLVAAVFQHSNTRLPPALERALSAVIVTPSIHWVHHHAVRRDTDSNYGTGLSVWDRIFATLSPTPRTPEMAIGVERAHDRGFLALLIRPFRSGGEPD; this is translated from the coding sequence ATGTCGGACCCGCAGGACCTGACGATCGCCAAGGGCCTCGCCGTCGCCGCGTGGATCCTGCTGATCCTGACCGCCGAGCGGGCGGCCCCGGCCGTCGCCCGGCGCGGCGGCTGGCCCCGGATCCTGCGCAATGCCGGCCTGTTTGCGGTCAATATCGGCCTGTCCCGGCTGGCGGTGATCCCGATCACGGTATTCGCCGCCTCCGTGGCCCTGGACTGGCGGCCGTCCTGGCTGCAGGGCGGCTGGGCGCTGGTCGCCGACCTGCTGATCCTCGACCTGTGGATCTATTTCTGGCACCGGGCCAACCACGCGGTGCCGTTCCTGTGGCGGTTCCACGAGATCCATCACCTGGACGAGTTCCTGGATGCCAGCTCGGCGGTTCGGTTCCACGCCGGCGAGGTGCTGATGTCGGCGGCGGTACGGGCGGTGGTGATCGTGCTGCTCGACATTCCGCTGGCCTCGGTCCTGGCGTTCGAGACCCTGGTGCTGGTGGCCGCGGTGTTCCAGCACTCGAACACACGGCTTCCCCCCGCGCTGGAGCGGGCCCTGTCGGCCGTGATCGTTACGCCGTCGATCCATTGGGTGCATCACCACGCCGTGCGACGCGACACGGATTCCAACTACGGCACCGGCCTGTCGGTCTGGGACCGGATCTTCGCCACCCTGAGCCCGACCCCGCGGACGCCGGAGATGGCGATCGGGGTCGAGCGCGCCCATGACCGCGGCTTTCTCGCCCTGCTGATCCGCCCCTTCCGCTCCGGCGGGGAGCCGGATTAG
- a CDS encoding gamma-glutamyl-gamma-aminobutyrate hydrolase family protein — MSRSSIPGSSAPGRLPLVGVTACRIMGEHNASHRVGEKYVTAMSEVAGVCPVIIPALPGGIDIDSLLDRLDGVFLTGSPSNVEPSRYDGGDSATPDEHDPARDGVTLDLARAAVARGIPLLGVCRGAQELNVAFGGTLHQEVHTNTGGLDHRMRRDVPYDWKYRPAHSLELAAGGALAAIAGPGPHLVNSLHGQAIDRLGPRVVVEGRAPDGVVEAISIADAPAFALAVQWHPEWPRPVEGINRAIFEAFGAAARAMAAGARVGVAAE; from the coding sequence GTGAGCCGCAGTTCGATCCCCGGCAGTTCCGCACCCGGAAGATTGCCCCTCGTCGGTGTCACCGCCTGCCGCATCATGGGAGAGCACAACGCCAGCCACCGGGTGGGCGAGAAATACGTGACCGCCATGTCCGAGGTCGCCGGCGTCTGTCCGGTGATCATCCCGGCCCTGCCCGGCGGCATCGACATCGACAGCCTGCTCGACCGGCTGGACGGCGTGTTCCTCACCGGCAGCCCGTCCAACGTGGAGCCGTCGCGCTATGACGGCGGCGACAGCGCCACACCCGACGAGCACGATCCGGCGCGCGACGGCGTGACCCTGGACCTGGCGCGGGCCGCCGTCGCCCGGGGCATCCCTCTGCTCGGCGTGTGCCGCGGCGCGCAGGAGCTGAACGTCGCGTTCGGCGGCACCCTGCACCAGGAGGTCCACACCAATACCGGCGGCCTCGACCACCGCATGCGCCGGGACGTGCCCTACGACTGGAAATACCGGCCGGCCCATTCCCTGGAGCTGGCCGCCGGCGGCGCCCTGGCCGCCATCGCCGGCCCCGGTCCGCATCTGGTGAACTCGCTGCACGGCCAGGCCATCGACCGGCTCGGCCCGCGGGTGGTGGTCGAAGGCCGCGCGCCGGACGGGGTGGTCGAGGCGATCTCCATTGCCGACGCGCCGGCCTTCGCCCTTGCCGTCCAGTGGCACCCGGAATGGCCCCGGCCGGTGGAAGGCATCAACCGGGCGATCTTCGAGGCGTTCGGCGCCGCGGCCCGGGCGATGGCGGCGGGCGCCCGGGTCGGTGTGGCGGCCGAATAA
- a CDS encoding fumarylacetoacetate hydrolase family protein: MEYVITPPRTVAVPVAGSDKGFPVRRIFCVGRNYAAHAREMGHDPDREPPFFFMKPADALVTGGAAMPYPSMTSDVHHEIELVVALSGGGRDIPVEEANSLIWGYGVGLDMTRRDIQAEAKKMGRPWDMAKGFDHSAPIADLHPVSETGIIEDAAIWLDVNGKRRQESTLKALIWSIPETISYLSGLVMLAPGDLIFSGTPEGVNAVERGDELHGHVDGLTDLHVKVV, from the coding sequence ATGGAATATGTGATCACCCCGCCGCGCACCGTTGCCGTGCCGGTTGCCGGCAGCGACAAGGGTTTCCCGGTGCGCCGCATCTTCTGCGTCGGCCGGAACTATGCCGCGCACGCCCGTGAGATGGGTCACGATCCGGACCGCGAGCCGCCGTTCTTTTTCATGAAGCCGGCCGATGCGCTGGTCACCGGAGGGGCGGCGATGCCGTATCCGTCCATGACGTCCGACGTGCACCATGAGATCGAGCTGGTGGTGGCGCTGTCCGGCGGCGGCCGCGACATCCCGGTGGAAGAGGCCAACAGCCTGATCTGGGGCTACGGCGTCGGCCTCGACATGACCCGCCGCGACATCCAGGCCGAGGCGAAGAAGATGGGCCGCCCCTGGGACATGGCGAAGGGCTTCGACCATTCCGCCCCGATCGCCGACCTGCACCCGGTGAGCGAGACCGGCATCATCGAGGACGCGGCCATCTGGCTCGACGTGAACGGCAAGCGCCGTCAGGAATCGACCCTGAAGGCGCTGATCTGGTCGATCCCGGAGACCATCAGCTACCTGTCCGGCCTGGTCATGCTGGCCCCCGGCGACCTGATCTTCTCCGGCACGCCGGAAGGGGTGAACGCGGTCGAGCGCGGCGACGAACTGCACGGCCATGTGGACGGCCTGACCGACCTGCATGTGAAGGTGGTCTGA
- the xth gene encoding exodeoxyribonuclease III: protein MRIVTWNINSVRLRLPLVLRLLQELQPDVLCLQETKAIVDVFPGAALAEAGWPHQLVAGMKGYNGVAIVSRLPIEETVSREFCGRTDARHVAARIDDGPEVHNFYVPAGGDVPDPAVNDKFAHKLEFLAEMTTWLGTDRSPDHPMILVGDLNIAPLETDVWSHKQLLNVVSHTPVEVEALDKVQASAGWIDAVRKIVPPEERLYSWWSYRAKDWSAADKGRRLDHVWVTPPLDGGIRHAEVIRDARGWEKASDHAPVVVDLDL from the coding sequence GTGCGGATCGTCACCTGGAACATCAACTCCGTCCGCCTGCGCCTGCCGCTGGTGCTGCGCCTCCTCCAGGAGCTGCAGCCCGACGTCCTGTGCCTGCAGGAGACCAAGGCGATCGTCGACGTGTTCCCCGGTGCCGCCCTGGCCGAGGCCGGCTGGCCACACCAGCTCGTCGCCGGCATGAAGGGCTATAACGGGGTCGCCATCGTCTCCCGCCTGCCCATCGAGGAGACGGTCTCGCGCGAGTTCTGCGGACGCACCGACGCGCGCCACGTGGCCGCCCGGATCGACGACGGGCCGGAGGTGCACAATTTCTACGTCCCCGCCGGCGGCGACGTGCCGGACCCGGCGGTGAACGACAAGTTCGCCCACAAGCTCGAGTTCCTGGCCGAGATGACCACGTGGCTCGGCACCGACCGCAGCCCGGATCACCCGATGATCCTGGTCGGCGACCTGAACATCGCGCCGCTGGAGACCGACGTGTGGTCCCACAAGCAGCTTCTCAACGTGGTCAGCCATACGCCGGTGGAGGTCGAGGCGCTGGACAAGGTCCAGGCGTCGGCCGGCTGGATCGACGCGGTGCGCAAGATCGTTCCCCCGGAGGAACGGCTGTACTCCTGGTGGAGCTACCGGGCCAAGGACTGGTCGGCGGCGGACAAGGGCCGGCGACTGGACCATGTCTGGGTGACCCCGCCGCTCGACGGCGGCATCCGCCATGCCGAGGTCATCCGCGACGCCCGCGGCTGGGAGAAGGCCTCCGACCACGCCCCGGTGGTGGTGGACCTGGATCTGTAG
- a CDS encoding class I SAM-dependent methyltransferase: MSRLDSMIRRLEAQRATLNDAAARVEGRPGIALEFGLGNGRTYDHLRSILPDREIYVFDRQVAAHPDCIPPEDRLYLGDLFDTLPAAIADLSGRAVLAHMDIGTGDKDESVSLSQRAAPLVADLLASGGVVVSDQPLDGVAEFRALPLPQGVKPGRIYLYERV; the protein is encoded by the coding sequence ATGAGCAGACTGGACAGCATGATCCGGCGCCTGGAAGCCCAGCGCGCCACCCTCAACGACGCTGCCGCCCGGGTGGAGGGCCGGCCCGGCATCGCGCTGGAATTCGGGCTCGGCAACGGCCGGACCTACGACCACCTGCGCTCGATCCTGCCGGACCGGGAGATCTACGTGTTCGACCGCCAGGTCGCCGCCCATCCGGACTGCATCCCGCCCGAGGACCGGCTGTATCTAGGCGACCTGTTCGACACCCTGCCGGCGGCGATCGCCGATCTCTCCGGCCGTGCGGTGCTGGCGCATATGGATATCGGCACCGGCGACAAGGACGAAAGCGTCTCCCTGTCCCAGCGCGCCGCCCCGCTGGTGGCGGACCTGCTGGCGTCTGGCGGCGTGGTGGTCAGCGACCAGCCGCTCGACGGCGTCGCGGAATTCAGGGCCCTGCCGCTCCCTCAGGGCGTGAAGCCGGGGCGGATCTATCTGTACGAGCGGGTCTGA
- a CDS encoding cyclic nucleotide-binding domain-containing protein, whose translation MSLNEEVELLRKIPLFAKIEPSKLKLLAFTSERLTYQNGQRLFQQGDIGDAAYIIIDGEASVRIRTDSGEIQVAELGKGDVVGEIAILCDVPRTASVEATGKLITLRITKELFFRLVSEFPQISIEIMRELAARLERTNVQLLEALNR comes from the coding sequence ATGAGCCTCAATGAAGAGGTGGAACTGCTTCGCAAGATACCGCTCTTCGCGAAGATCGAGCCGTCGAAGCTGAAGCTGCTGGCCTTCACGTCGGAGCGCCTGACCTATCAGAACGGCCAGCGCCTGTTCCAGCAGGGCGATATCGGCGATGCGGCCTACATCATCATCGACGGCGAGGCGTCGGTCCGCATCCGCACCGACAGCGGAGAGATCCAGGTCGCCGAACTGGGCAAGGGCGACGTGGTCGGCGAAATCGCCATCCTGTGCGACGTGCCGCGCACCGCGTCGGTGGAAGCGACCGGCAAGCTGATCACCCTGCGCATCACCAAGGAGCTGTTCTTCCGCCTGGTCAGCGAATTCCCGCAGATCTCCATCGAGATCATGCGCGAGCTGGCCGCCCGTCTGGAGCGCACCAACGTGCAGCTCCTCGAAGCCCTGAACCGGTGA
- a CDS encoding ABC transporter ATP-binding protein: MESTIYRFILRYSKREQIILLVMTFISFPFLYYSLDLPKRIVNEALGAKGQTEFPVTFLGIEFQQLEYLWTLSGLFLVLVFINGGFKYWINVYRGRLGELMLRRLRYELYTRILRFPLPHFRRVSQGEIIPMVTQEVEPLGGFIGDSISLPAFQGGTLITILFFMFMQDPILGAAAIALSPVQAYVIPKLQRRVNALGKQRVRTVRVLSDRIGETISGVQEIHANNLARLMLARFSAQLGVIYDIRFEIYRRKFVIKFLNNFIAQLTPFFFYAIGGYLVIMGSLSLGALVAVLAAYKDLSAPWKELLNYYQQKEDARIKYEQVIDQFDLTDMTPAETLVAEPETPQPLDGELRTSNLGLVDDDGDVQFEGVALAVPPGTHMALFGTGGGGSEALAMTIARLMHPTSGKITIGQADLQTLPEAITGRRMGYVGPSTYVFSSTIRENLLLGVMHRPTGPARDDPAIRAALETAAQAANSTDDAGGPWVDPEALGDGDGLVARIVSDLALVELDDGCYGLGLRGTIDPEARPQIAERILAARRSFAERLADDPQMVDLVEPFAADRYNTNATMAENLLFGTPVGPAFQPETIAAHPYVRSTLASVGLTDDLLKMGRDVASTMVELFADLPSDHEFFGQFSFISPDDLPEFQALLNRVERIGLDKVPEEDRARLLSLPFKLIPARHRLGMLDGDIQSRILEARAAFARDLPAELQGSVAFFSADAYNAAASLQDNILFGKIAYGQADSVARVGALIGSVLDDLDLRPTVMEVGLDFEVGIAGAKLSSVQRQKIGIARALLRRPDILVLNDAVATFDAAAQRRLVANILEAMAERTVIWSTQRPDIARLFPVLSVMRGGRLAETGTVEELDREGRVFHEIAARN; encoded by the coding sequence ATGGAATCCACGATCTACCGCTTCATTCTGCGCTATTCGAAACGCGAGCAGATCATCCTGCTCGTGATGACATTCATTTCGTTCCCGTTTCTTTATTATTCGCTCGACCTTCCCAAGCGCATCGTCAACGAGGCGCTGGGTGCGAAGGGACAGACCGAGTTCCCTGTCACCTTCCTCGGCATCGAGTTCCAGCAACTCGAGTATCTGTGGACCCTGTCGGGACTGTTCCTGGTTCTGGTCTTCATCAACGGCGGCTTCAAATACTGGATCAACGTCTATCGCGGCCGCCTGGGCGAGCTGATGCTGCGCCGACTGCGCTACGAGCTCTACACCCGCATCCTGCGGTTTCCGCTCCCGCATTTTCGCCGGGTCAGCCAGGGCGAGATCATCCCGATGGTCACCCAGGAGGTCGAACCCCTGGGCGGCTTCATCGGCGATTCCATCTCGTTGCCGGCGTTTCAGGGCGGGACGCTGATCACCATCCTGTTCTTCATGTTCATGCAGGACCCGATCCTGGGGGCGGCGGCCATCGCCCTGTCGCCGGTGCAGGCCTATGTGATCCCCAAGCTGCAGCGCCGGGTGAACGCGCTCGGCAAGCAACGGGTCCGTACGGTCCGGGTCCTGTCGGACCGCATCGGCGAGACGATCTCCGGCGTCCAGGAGATCCACGCCAACAACCTGGCCCGGCTGATGCTCGCCCGGTTCTCCGCCCAGCTCGGGGTGATCTACGACATCCGCTTCGAGATCTACCGGCGCAAGTTCGTCATCAAGTTCCTGAACAACTTCATCGCCCAGCTCACCCCGTTCTTCTTCTACGCGATCGGCGGGTATCTGGTGATCATGGGCAGCCTGTCGCTCGGCGCGCTGGTCGCCGTGCTGGCGGCCTACAAGGACCTCTCGGCGCCCTGGAAGGAACTGCTGAACTACTATCAGCAGAAGGAAGACGCCCGCATCAAGTACGAGCAGGTGATCGACCAGTTCGACCTGACCGACATGACGCCGGCGGAGACGCTGGTGGCCGAGCCGGAGACCCCACAGCCGCTGGACGGCGAACTACGGACCAGCAATCTCGGCCTGGTGGACGACGACGGCGACGTGCAGTTCGAAGGCGTGGCGCTGGCCGTGCCGCCGGGCACGCATATGGCCCTGTTCGGGACGGGCGGCGGCGGCAGCGAGGCGCTGGCGATGACCATCGCCCGGCTGATGCATCCGACCAGCGGCAAGATCACCATTGGTCAGGCGGACCTGCAGACCCTGCCGGAGGCGATCACCGGACGGCGCATGGGGTATGTGGGGCCGTCGACCTACGTGTTCAGCTCGACCATCCGCGAGAACCTGCTGCTCGGGGTGATGCACCGGCCGACCGGCCCGGCCCGGGACGATCCGGCGATCCGCGCCGCCCTGGAGACCGCGGCCCAGGCGGCGAACTCCACCGACGATGCGGGCGGTCCGTGGGTCGACCCAGAAGCGCTGGGCGACGGCGACGGGCTGGTCGCCCGCATCGTCTCGGACCTCGCCCTGGTGGAGCTGGACGACGGCTGCTACGGCCTCGGCCTGCGCGGCACCATCGATCCGGAGGCCCGCCCGCAGATCGCCGAGCGGATCCTTGCGGCGCGCCGGTCGTTCGCCGAGCGGCTGGCCGACGACCCGCAGATGGTCGACCTGGTCGAGCCGTTCGCCGCCGACCGCTACAACACCAACGCGACGATGGCGGAGAACCTGCTGTTCGGCACGCCCGTCGGTCCGGCGTTCCAGCCGGAGACCATCGCCGCCCATCCCTATGTGCGCAGCACGCTGGCGAGCGTCGGCCTGACCGACGATCTGCTGAAGATGGGCCGCGACGTGGCGTCCACCATGGTGGAGCTGTTCGCCGACCTGCCGTCCGACCACGAGTTCTTCGGTCAGTTCAGTTTCATCTCGCCCGACGACCTGCCGGAATTCCAGGCGCTGCTGAACCGGGTCGAGCGCATCGGCCTGGACAAGGTGCCGGAAGAGGATCGCGCCCGGTTGCTGTCGCTGCCGTTCAAGCTGATCCCGGCCCGCCACCGCCTGGGCATGCTCGACGGCGACATCCAGTCCCGCATTCTGGAGGCCCGCGCCGCCTTCGCCCGCGACCTGCCGGCCGAGCTGCAGGGATCCGTCGCCTTCTTCAGCGCCGACGCCTACAACGCCGCCGCCTCGCTCCAGGACAACATCCTGTTCGGCAAGATCGCCTACGGGCAGGCCGACAGCGTCGCCCGGGTCGGCGCGCTGATCGGCTCGGTGCTCGACGATCTGGACCTGCGGCCGACGGTGATGGAGGTCGGCCTCGATTTCGAGGTCGGCATCGCCGGCGCCAAGCTGTCCTCGGTGCAGCGGCAGAAGATCGGCATCGCCCGCGCCCTGCTGCGCCGGCCCGACATCCTGGTGCTGAACGACGCGGTCGCCACCTTCGACGCCGCCGCCCAGCGCCGCCTCGTCGCCAATATCCTGGAGGCCATGGCGGAGCGCACGGTGATCTGGTCGACCCAGCGTCCCGATATCGCGCGTCTGTTCCCGGTCCTCTCGGTGATGCGGGGTGGCCGGCTGGCGGAAACCGGGACGGTCGAGGAGCTTGACCGTGAGGGTCGGGTGTTCCACGAAATTGCTGCGCGAAATTGA
- a CDS encoding glycosyltransferase family protein, with product MTKTKAPAPARPLADGSAARILMYSHDTMGLGHLRRCRAIAHALVEDHPGLSVLILSGSPIIGSFDFRTRVDFVRIPGVIKLRNGDYTSLSLHLDIEETVALRSAIIRHTAEVFDPDLFIVDKEPLGLRGEVKDTLELLKERGTPLVLGMRDVMDEPEQLEQEWERKKVLPALQDLYDEVWVYGVKEVCDPYEGLDIPAEIKLKTRYTGYLRRSVSRAPSPSSALPFGDDPFILVTAGGGGDGEQVMDWVLRAYEEDQQLPYPALLVLGPFMVQEQQHEFMERASKLDRVEAITFDSRIETLMARCAGMVAMGGYNTFCEILSFDKRSIVVPRTEPRLEQFIRARRAEELGLLRMLVDDGDRDPKRMAAALRELPGQKIPSQAKALAMLNGLDQVGRLTDRWIEERRRSKSARRTA from the coding sequence ATGACCAAGACCAAGGCCCCCGCGCCCGCCAGGCCGCTCGCGGACGGCTCGGCAGCCCGGATCCTCATGTACAGCCATGACACGATGGGGCTGGGGCATTTGCGCCGGTGCCGTGCCATCGCCCATGCCCTGGTCGAGGATCATCCGGGCCTGTCGGTGCTGATCCTGTCGGGCTCGCCGATCATCGGAAGTTTCGATTTCCGCACCCGGGTCGATTTCGTCCGCATTCCCGGCGTCATCAAGCTGCGCAACGGCGACTACACCTCGCTCTCCCTGCATCTCGACATCGAGGAGACGGTGGCCCTGCGCAGCGCCATCATCCGCCACACCGCCGAGGTGTTCGATCCCGACCTGTTCATCGTCGACAAGGAACCGCTCGGCCTGCGCGGCGAGGTCAAGGACACGCTGGAACTGCTGAAGGAGCGCGGCACGCCGCTGGTCCTGGGCATGCGCGACGTGATGGACGAGCCCGAACAGCTGGAGCAGGAGTGGGAGCGCAAGAAGGTGCTGCCGGCGCTCCAGGACCTCTACGACGAGGTCTGGGTCTACGGCGTGAAGGAGGTCTGCGATCCGTATGAGGGTCTGGACATCCCGGCCGAGATCAAGCTGAAGACCCGCTATACCGGCTATCTGCGCCGCTCGGTCTCGCGGGCGCCGAGCCCGTCCTCCGCCCTGCCCTTCGGCGACGATCCGTTCATCCTGGTGACCGCAGGCGGCGGCGGCGACGGCGAGCAGGTGATGGACTGGGTGCTGCGCGCCTATGAGGAGGACCAGCAGCTTCCCTATCCGGCCCTGCTGGTGCTCGGCCCCTTCATGGTCCAGGAGCAGCAGCACGAGTTCATGGAGCGGGCGAGCAAGCTCGACCGGGTGGAGGCGATCACCTTCGACAGCCGGATCGAGACGCTCATGGCCCGCTGCGCCGGCATGGTGGCGATGGGCGGCTACAACACGTTCTGCGAGATCCTGTCCTTCGACAAACGGTCGATCGTCGTGCCCCGGACCGAGCCGCGCCTGGAGCAGTTCATCCGTGCCCGGCGGGCCGAGGAGCTGGGTCTGCTGCGCATGCTGGTGGACGACGGCGACCGCGATCCCAAGCGCATGGCCGCCGCCCTGCGCGAGCTGCCTGGCCAGAAGATCCCGTCCCAGGCCAAGGCCCTGGCCATGCTGAACGGGTTGGACCAGGTCGGCAGGCTGACCGACCGCTGGATCGAAGAGCGGCGGCGCTCCAAATCGGCACGCCGGACGGCCTGA
- a CDS encoding glycosyltransferase family 4 protein has translation MTLIAENDAAGRGGLPGKVGIVLKGYPRLSETFIAQEILGLQERGLDFRIISLRHPTDKATHPVHDAIAAPVDYLPEYLTDDLRRVRRGWAAARRLPGYGKALRTWLRDLMRDPTPNRGRRFGQACVLAAELDPSITHLYAHFLHTPASVARYAAMMRGITWSVSAHAKDIWTTPAWEKREKLADADWAVTCTAIGARHLADLAPEPARVSLLYHGLDASGFPPPGPRSKRDGRDPDAPVIIVSVGRAVQKKGYDDVLAALRALPDGVNWRFIHIGGGALAFRLKQAADIMGLSDRIEWRGAQPRSGVIEALAEADIFVLASKIAPDGDRDGLPNVLMEAQLMTLPVVATSVSAIPELIDDRVNGRLVKPGDHPALAKALEDLIGDPSARLRLAAAGRARVITEFSADAGIDRLAAKFGLPSARAEGRPDAA, from the coding sequence ATGACCCTGATCGCCGAGAACGACGCGGCGGGCCGCGGGGGCCTTCCCGGCAAGGTCGGAATCGTGCTGAAAGGCTATCCCCGCCTGTCGGAGACCTTCATCGCCCAGGAGATCCTGGGCCTGCAGGAGCGCGGGCTGGATTTCCGCATCATCTCGCTGCGCCATCCCACCGACAAGGCGACCCACCCGGTGCACGACGCGATCGCAGCACCGGTGGACTACCTGCCGGAATACCTGACCGACGACCTGCGCCGGGTCCGGCGCGGCTGGGCGGCGGCGCGCCGCCTGCCGGGATACGGCAAGGCGCTGCGGACCTGGCTGCGCGACCTGATGCGCGATCCGACGCCGAACCGGGGCCGACGCTTCGGCCAGGCTTGCGTCCTGGCGGCCGAACTGGATCCGTCGATCACCCATCTCTACGCCCATTTCCTGCACACCCCCGCCTCGGTCGCGCGCTATGCCGCGATGATGCGCGGGATCACCTGGTCGGTGTCGGCCCATGCCAAGGACATCTGGACCACCCCGGCCTGGGAGAAGCGGGAGAAGCTCGCCGATGCCGACTGGGCGGTGACCTGCACGGCGATCGGCGCGCGCCACCTGGCCGACCTCGCCCCCGAGCCGGCCCGGGTCAGCCTGCTGTATCACGGGCTCGACGCGTCCGGCTTTCCGCCGCCCGGCCCGCGCTCCAAGCGCGACGGCCGCGACCCCGACGCCCCGGTCATCATCGTGTCGGTCGGGCGGGCGGTGCAGAAGAAGGGCTATGACGACGTGCTCGCCGCCCTGCGGGCGCTGCCGGACGGCGTGAACTGGCGCTTCATCCATATCGGCGGGGGCGCCCTCGCCTTCCGGCTGAAGCAGGCGGCCGACATCATGGGCCTGTCCGACCGGATCGAGTGGCGCGGCGCCCAGCCCCGCTCGGGCGTGATCGAGGCCCTGGCCGAAGCCGACATCTTCGTCCTCGCCAGCAAGATCGCCCCGGACGGCGACCGCGACGGCCTGCCCAACGTGCTGATGGAAGCCCAGCTCATGACCCTGCCGGTGGTGGCCACCTCGGTCTCCGCCATCCCCGAGCTGATCGACGACCGGGTCAACGGCCGGCTGGTGAAGCCGGGGGATCACCCGGCCCTGGCCAAGGCGCTGGAGGATCTGATCGGCGATCCGTCCGCCCGGCTGCGGCTGGCGGCGGCCGGGCGCGCCCGGGTCATCACCGAGTTCTCCGCCGATGCGGGGATCGACCGGCTGGCGGCAAAATTCGGCCTGCCGTCCGCACGGGCCGAGGGCCGGCCCGACGCGGCGTGA